In Bacillus sp. KH172YL63, one genomic interval encodes:
- a CDS encoding alpha/beta-type small acid-soluble spore protein: MMMSKRKLLVPEARNAMDQLKAKVSGTQDPNEAKYEIAKEQGIPLQRGYNGKLTSEQAGKVGGRIGGSMVKELVRMAQENLTKKQ; encoded by the coding sequence ATGATGATGTCCAAAAGAAAACTTCTCGTACCTGAAGCACGGAACGCCATGGATCAATTGAAAGCAAAAGTGTCAGGGACACAGGACCCGAATGAAGCGAAATATGAAATTGCAAAAGAACAGGGGATCCCTCTTCAACGGGGCTATAACGGAAAATTGACTTCCGAGCAGGCCGGGAAAGTCGGCGGGAGGATCGGGGGAAGCATGGTAAAAGAGCTTGTCCGGATGGCTCAGGAGAATTTGACAAAAAAACAATAA
- a CDS encoding alanine/glycine:cation symporter family protein: protein MEDFVGKLVGILWSPVMIYFCLGVGLLFSILTKFLQVRLIKDMVVQMFKGGSSKAGVSSFQALALSLSGRVGTGNIAGTATAIAFGGPGAVFWMWTIAFIGASSAFIESTLAQIYKVKQDGEYRGGPAYYIEKGIGWKWYAVLFSFATLLAMSILMPGIQSNSIALGLENAFDLSTTVTGLGLVVLIGVIIFGGVKRIAGVASYVVPFMAIAYILLSLIIVGMNITEIPAVFSLIFKSAFGFDSAFGGIIGMAVSWGVKRGIYSNEAGQGTGPHAAAAAEVSHPAKQGLVQAFSVYIDTLLVCTATAFMILFTGSFNTEGPDGNMIANNLEGVEAGPGYTQAAIETVLPGFGASFVAIALFFFAFTTIMAYYYMAETNVAYLLRGKNSKAAMIILKLVLLGATFYGAVREAALAWALGDIGLGLMVWLNLIAILILAKPALKALKDYEEQKKQGLDPVFNSTKLGIKNAEFWEQEYKVEDKENAS from the coding sequence ATGGAAGATTTCGTTGGCAAGTTGGTAGGGATTCTTTGGTCTCCGGTCATGATTTACTTCTGTTTAGGTGTAGGCTTACTATTTTCTATCTTAACGAAGTTTTTACAAGTGCGATTGATTAAAGACATGGTCGTTCAAATGTTCAAGGGAGGAAGCTCGAAAGCCGGGGTATCGTCATTCCAGGCGCTGGCACTGTCATTATCGGGACGTGTCGGGACAGGGAATATCGCCGGTACGGCAACTGCGATTGCTTTCGGGGGACCGGGTGCGGTCTTCTGGATGTGGACGATTGCGTTCATCGGTGCGAGCAGTGCCTTTATTGAATCCACTCTTGCTCAAATTTACAAGGTGAAGCAGGATGGAGAATACCGGGGAGGACCAGCCTACTATATTGAAAAAGGGATTGGCTGGAAATGGTATGCTGTACTCTTCTCTTTTGCAACCTTGCTTGCCATGAGTATTTTGATGCCCGGAATCCAGTCGAATTCGATTGCATTGGGTCTTGAAAATGCATTTGACCTGAGCACGACGGTAACGGGATTAGGTCTTGTCGTATTAATTGGAGTCATCATTTTTGGTGGAGTCAAACGGATTGCCGGAGTGGCTTCTTATGTTGTTCCATTTATGGCCATTGCCTATATCCTTCTTTCACTTATTATTGTGGGAATGAATATTACGGAAATCCCTGCAGTATTTTCTCTGATTTTCAAAAGTGCATTCGGCTTTGATTCAGCTTTCGGTGGAATCATTGGGATGGCCGTATCCTGGGGTGTGAAACGTGGAATCTACTCCAATGAAGCAGGTCAAGGTACAGGTCCTCACGCAGCGGCGGCTGCAGAGGTTTCCCACCCTGCCAAACAGGGTCTCGTTCAGGCGTTTTCGGTTTATATCGATACACTTCTTGTTTGTACGGCAACAGCTTTCATGATTTTGTTCACAGGTTCTTTCAATACAGAAGGGCCGGATGGGAACATGATCGCCAATAACCTGGAGGGGGTTGAAGCTGGACCGGGTTATACACAGGCAGCCATCGAAACGGTGCTTCCTGGATTCGGTGCTTCATTTGTCGCGATCGCCCTGTTCTTCTTCGCATTCACGACGATCATGGCTTACTATTACATGGCAGAGACGAATGTTGCATATCTGCTGAGAGGGAAGAACTCTAAGGCTGCGATGATCATCTTGAAGCTCGTCCTCCTTGGCGCCACTTTCTACGGTGCTGTAAGAGAAGCGGCATTGGCGTGGGCATTGGGTGATATCGGGCTTGGCCTCATGGTATGGCTGAACTTGATCGCCATCCTTATCCTGGCGAAACCTGCCCTGAAAGCCTTGAAGGATTATGAAGAACAGAAGAAGCAAGGGTTGGATCCAGTCTTTAATTCAACCAAGCTCGGCATCAAAAATGCAGAGTTCTGGGAACAGGAATATAAGGTGGAAGACAAAGAGAATGCATCATAA